Below is a genomic region from Hevea brasiliensis isolate MT/VB/25A 57/8 chromosome 3, ASM3005281v1, whole genome shotgun sequence.
GATGATTATTGAGGTGTTCAATTAAGGCAAATACGGGTTCACAGGCTTTGGTTAATGTCTTCAAGGCTTTACTGCTTTTTGTTCATGGACTTGCCTGAGTGACTTCACAAATACAACCTTATTTCAGAAACTAAAAGTTTGTAACTTGCCTATATTCTTGTCTTTACTGCAAAGAACAAATAAAGAATATTGTTCTAAACAAAGTGAAAGATGTGTACAGAAAAAAAATACAGATTGCCTCCTGACGCTTACTCTTCAATTAACCTGGTATGAACAATTCCTGATCCCGCTATTTACTCTTGTGCTCGAGTAGCCAATATAAGATGGATATGCAGCACTCATCTTGTGAGTCATTACTCAGATATATGGATTATTTTTGGTATCATATTTACTTCTATTTCCAGTAAATTAACAAATATTGAAGtagaattcaataatttatttagtATGTGAATGTGATGGTTACATTTTGATGCACTTCACTCAGGCCTCAATATACTAAATTAAAATTCACTGATTGGCAGAGGATACATAGATAACCAGATATAtatcttttaaatttattttatggttCCTGGCCTAGCCcacataaatttatttaattttattcctTGAATATAGAAAGTAACCAACTCCCATACAAATTAAATCTTCCATTGAAAATATTATAGCCAACACCAAGAAGCTTTTGAAACTGTTATTATTAAGAAGCATTTATTTGATAAACATAACAAACCATAGACTCAAAAGCACCTCTCGCAGGTCTTTGGATGTAGGCAATCAAGATTTTTTTCAACATTGTGTCATGCAGATGCTAGTGACTTCTCTCTTGCCTGTTTGAAGTAAACCAACATTTGGTCTCGATCTGGAAGGTTATCTTTGATAATGGGTGCCTCCTCGAAATTTTTAGTCCATGCGTGCAACCGAGGAAACTTGTGGGGTTCAAGTATTTTTATTCCCACTACTTCCTCTATAACTTCCAGCCAGTGAACAATTGCACCACAGGCTATGTCCACCATGCCAATCTTATCTCCCCCAAAATATTTCTTCTCCCCAAGTGCGTGTTCTTCGATGGTTTTTAGCATTTCCAAGCTGTCCTTCACTGCCTTCTCTTGTTCTTCCCCGCTGGTTCGGAATACTAACCACGCTGATGAACACTGCAGTGCCAAACATacaaagctagactagttaaGATTTAGGAAGATAAAGATTTATTAGATATTGTTGGAAATTTTCAAAGTGAAAAAAGGGTGCATAATTTTCAACCGAAGAATTCGATCATGTATATATAGATAATAGAAGCATCGAGCACGTACCTTATCTTCAATAAATTTAACCCAAAACCTCGCTACAGCTCTTTCATAAGGGTCACTAGGCAACAAGGGATTTTCCGGCCATGTCTCATCCAAGTACTCGAGGATGATGACGGACTCACAAATTGGCTTGCCACCATGCACGAGCACTGGGATCTTCTGGTGAACTGGGTTATATTGTAAAAGCAAAGGGCTTTTGTTAGAGAGATCTTCTTCCACGTACTCATATGGAATGCCCTTAAGTTTTAGAGCCCATAACACTCTGCGATCATAAGGACTTGCCCATAGTCCAAGTAGCTTAATTTCAGCCATCTTTGAGAATTGAGGTAcctggttttctttaattacctCTATCATCACTGCCATCCCTTTTATAGTGATCAGGGTTTCAATTCAGAAAAGATTGATTAATGGGAAAAAGTCTCTAGCCACGGAAACTTAAATAAgaaaatggaaatttgaattgggTAGAGACCATATATATGCCACTTTCCATCTACGTGATATACAATCGTCATGCATGATGCATATGGCATTTCCCCATATATATCTATAGAATATCATTAAAAGTGGTGGGAAATTGGCACTATCCCATgattaatgtttttttttttaccttttaaaattttttttagattAGTTACTTTTTTAcacaatatattaaaataatatctacgATATCTAAAGTTTCTGTTAATATAAACAGTacctttttaatttttgttttactttttataattttttaaaaactttttacTGTTTTTGAACAAGAATATCCGTCTATCCCCTCCATGACTTCATCATGCTCCCAAATACCCGTTTTCCTTGAGTaccttttttatattaattattattttctattaaaataattttgattGACTTTATTTATAATGTAGCATTAGttttctatatatatacattaaaATGAAAtccaaaatcaatattttcaagaAATAATTGTGCTATTCCTTTTGGTGCCATCCCTTTACTTTGAAAAGACAATAataatttcattatatatatatatatatatatatatatatatatatatatatatatatatatatatatatatatatatatatatataaacccaaGATACTGTGCGGGCAACTTTGCTTGCATGGACCTGGACCTCCACCATGGTTTCGAATCAGAATCGGCCcaattcaaaaaattattttcttttcattttttttaatttatattggtTTGCATTTGGGTCCTTTAATTATTTTACATTAGAAAgttatagaaattaaataaatgatgtataaaaatttattataatttgataATAACATAGGCTAAACCATAACCCAATCGAGTCCTTTCAAAATGAAATGTGTCCAAACCATGAGGCCAGCTGAACTGGCAATTTTTCCCAATGGTAAtgttattttaattcaattttatgaaaattaagaTGTGAGATGGGATGTTCTAAAAGTTAAGGGTGCCACTAGAGGTTTTTTTAATAAAGTTCAGGGTGAATTTATATATTCggccaaataaaaataatatcatataataagctgaTATTATCTAGAAAGGAGATCTTAACCGTTTATATATATTAGATGTTTAAATAAGATGTTAACCGTTTATTTGGGAAaagaataatttaatattttaaattaaaagctTGTCAAGAAATATACTTCATAAGTAAAAAGGTATCCTAATGATTTGAACACCTGCAACTAGGCAAAGAAAAGAATGAGCCAAAGCAAACCCATTAATCTTTGTTTGAGTACTTCTAAAATTTATTACTTccacttatgaaatgtaatttcttaataacaaatttattaatttatatatactaATACAATGGATAATTATCAAATGCAAtcacttaattttattttataagtgtttttatataaatcattgaactttttttgGTAGTTCAACGGGCAGTCGCCCCTCCAACAAGAAAAGGTATAAATATGGAAACTTTTCTGCCATTTTGATAAGCCAATACGTCGGTCAAAAAGAGTCATTGTGAAAAATAGGAAGTTCTTGAACTAATAATACTGCTGTTTATTTTTTTGCTGCAATTATTCTATTCTTAGTGTGTAAATTGCTTAGTCAATTTCAGTTAGAGTGCTTAGTCAATTTCAGTTAGAGTCAAAGCAAATAAATCTCGTTGCTGCCGATTATGGGCCATGAGAATAGGCAAAGTTGTTGCTTTTCTTTCTTATTTAAGAACATGTAATTTGCAGCAGTAGGACATGAATGAAAATACAAACTTCCTATTTCTTTATCAAATTTCTTGGCTTCTGATTGGGACCTAACACATTTGAATCGAAGAATTTATGGAGGGAATTGGGAGTCACCCTAACCTAATAGTTTTATAATGCTAGCCCTGCATTGTTAGATAAAAGGAGCAGGGGCATAAACTTCGCCTCAAAGCGGGGCAAGCAAACCTTTTCTTTTAGGAGCCCCCCAACCTGTATATGCCCAAgagcttaattttattttataagtgtttttataaaaatcatattgaacttcaatttctttcacaaAACTCATTGAACTTCGATTTGATTTCATAAAAGTCACCGTAATTAAAAATGAAAAGTTTTTAGGTTAATTTACTAATCtgttaattattttacaaataaaattacttaaCTAGTGGTTACTAGTGGAGAAGAAATGGACAAAGGAAAGGGGTTTGACAGTAAAGGGGTAGCTAcatgcatttaaaaaaaaaaactaataaaacaagataattttatttgtaaaatagttgACTGGTCAATAGGTTAACTTGGAAACTCTTAATTTTTTGTTACCGTgacttttatgaaattaaattgaaatttagtgagTTTTATAAAAGGAATTAAAAttcagtaatttttataaaaacactCATAATATTGAGCAACCATGTGTGATATTTTATCCGACAGTATTGTATTTCTATTTTCAAAACCAAATGGGTCCAAAGGATCTACTAATCATTATAAAACTTGTAACTTTTGCCTACAACAAGAATGAGGGTGAAGATGgaagaatataaaatttaatgttgTACCATTTTACACTCCAAAGACATAGAATATGCTTACATTCTTTGTTAATTAGAACAAATAAGGATAGAATTTATACCTTAATTTATTACATTGAAAACTTGATGCTCTCCAAATGATATTTCTTGCTATAAAAATGGGATGTTGATTCAGATTTTATCATAGATATACTGCAATTCATACTCAAAAAGAAACCAAAACCCAACAAAAAATCTCGACCTCTACAAAATCGCTATGGAGTCATTTGCTTTTAATGTTGCTGAGAAAGTCTTGGACAAGGTAGCATCTCTTGCCTACCAAGAGATTTGTTTTGCATGGGGTTTGCAAACAGAACTTAAAAAGCTTAACGATATCTTATTTACTGTGAAAGCTGTGCTATTAGATGCCAAAGAGAAGCAGATGAATAGCCATCAGCTGCGTGCATGACTGACTATGCTTAAAGATGCTCTTTATGATGCGGAAGATGTGCTTGATGAATTTGAATGTGAAGATCAGAGAAGGCGAGTTCTTCAATTGTATGGAACCACCATCAAAAAGGTATGAggaaaatttatttcattttcgaatacaaaaatcataaaatacattttatttgaatttaatgCCATATTAGAACCGAAgtatcaaattttttatttttacatatttaATTGCAAAGGAGTGCATTTTTTGGACAAAAAAGGTTaaactattaataaaattaaatgtcaTGAATCAATTTAGTTGGATTAAAAAATTGTCAATGATTATAATCTAATCTCACCCTATCCTATCTTATCAATAAAGAGTAAATAATATTTCTTaggttataattattttgattttatcATGATATTTGTCATGTTATATATACATAATCTTATTCTCATTTTGTTAAATTATATAATTGTtttgaatgtgatttgaatttttaaatgtatattaatttaaataattacacacTTTTAAAATAATTACTTCAAATGCACAGTGAGCaagttattatttaaattttttaataacttcacaaattatatatataaataatattttttattagatatataaatataaatattattactcCTTATGATAAATAAAAATACTCTTAATTTCTTGTATTATTGCTAGTAATAGAAAATTTTCAACTATAATTTTATtctaatttaacaattaaattaacTTCAAGCTTCTATCACCATGAGTGATGATACGTTTGAATTGTTGCAATGGAAGCTAAAATACACATATTATCAAGataatttattagaaatattTCTTGCtcctttctttaatttcttttctatAAACACTACGTTACAATAATAAATATTTTGACTGAGATTATTATTGATATATTTTAACGATATTTCTTGTGattttttttaaagattttttttaaagGACTacgtattttaaaataataaataattttgattggcattattatttttttctacattaataacaataatatcattattatcatcaaaataaagtattattgaaattaatatttattgattttttttctaatatttatttaaattagtaaTATGTTGAGTGTGCAAATAAGAATTTAAACATTATATTATAtacattaatattttataaattacatACATAATTCATGAAAAATATACTATATTGTAAATTCAATTACTCATCTTTATTCTATTTTAATGATATAAATATGATATtgtttcaataattaattttaaacttcatttttaaaaaaattatatttagacccttattttgtgatgagtatgtacaTTGAGGCTGTGAGAAACCCGATAatgaaaattatatgactgtaagatgtaattaaaggcatagagctgaattattaatttcgttgcatgatcttaaaaaaaataataataatatttttttggaaaattaatttaatttaaataaaattttattttatttaaatttaatatggatatTTCTTAAATGGACTTAGTTAAGTTTAAAAACctagttaaaaattttaaataggacccttttaatttattttctaaaaattaaaataagaaaatatttttttctctattcctcttccatacaaactctctctcccccttggcctcactctcttcctcactccctattggtgttgccccctttccctctcttcctattggatGGAACACCTTACCAATATcttagtctcacccaaattcctcaatcccagttatttaagttatttgaaccttatcaccctaagactcaaaatcctatcacacctctctcccaaaaccctataaataccctactagaggaaagaaaaaaaaaaagggaggatGAGAGAGAAATATTCCAAAAGTTTAGAGCTATAAGAAACTTAGAGATATTcaaaactcttttagttctttcttgtttcttttcttttcttcaagaagattttcatgtgagatttcttgaaggttggtttttgttattttcttttcaaaatctatgccacgtaatatttaattctatattctttgtcttttaatttatcttacaTATTCATGTGGATCATGCAGTCATATTTAATTTGAAGGAATATACAAAtctgcacatattcagttttctatctctcatatttttattatttgttgttattttctgaatctttgaaaattttagtaaaattatattcatattcttcatgaaattttattaattttaggcttaagaatcactaaaaaagcttttgtattttataagttatagctatttgaaatttggattcctACAAAATCTGATTTACAGCATACCCGACTTgtgaagcccatatctcccttgtttcttaatatttttttttgtaaatctggtatctaaaattaatttcagagtCTTATGAATACTTTCCAATTGGTTTgccattcatatctgttgtggttgataagttatgaattttacaaaaaagtagtgcaaTTTTGTTACTTAGAAAATTTACGATTTGTGTAGAGCATTTggttagggttttgtttggtttataaattttatgatcttacaTGACGTGTTGGctgttttctataattttttcatgatttttaggcatgtctaactatttttcaaaaatcgacTTGTTTACTACTGTCAATTTGctagaatttggaaattgtatgtttatgcatgttcttgtattttcttgggttccaattgatattgatctatttttctgtgtttttttttttttttaattcaagaagcgTTATGAAATGTTTAGAATATGTTAGAATACCAAgacccttaggtagttgtaactaattaagaatcttaaccctttaggagattagagttagaatccaatgtgaattgttattaatattttcttattttatttatttcttttattttctttagttcctctattttttattataaacaaaattggtAAATAACCCTAaaataagtaccaaagagggcatttatgTGAAGTTAAACGAGAGTAAGCTAGGGATATCATTGCTATAGTAGAAGAGAAgaccattttttaagggtagcttgccccaatggcaactataattatcaataaataagtagtcataaattattaaaataattgttgacatgaaaatatagtaataataggatttttttttttgtaaattaaaattaactttgtttttaatttaattgacttttgtatgtaattaatttaaataaatatttagtaaattaaaattaattttgtttgtaaattaaacaaaccttggcatgtaaaataaatttaatttaatacttggtaattattaaataaatttgtaTGTTAGAAATCCTTATTAGATTGTGATTGTTTGAGCCTTATgtaatattagaataaattatacatgtacataattaatttagtttaattgtccTTAGAGtaacttagtgaaaaattaattaattagattaaatagaaacttagagttatttgaaattgaatttatttataaattaaattctcaataataaattaattttagtcatatggtaaatatcatttaaaaaattagcaacccatagatagaaattacttatgcatgaaaattgtttgtaagcaacaatccttttgtgaatcacttgcgtgtgtaggattagaattgcatctttaggataaagtttaataaagcaataataaacaagacttctagaaatattagtagaggattggcactcgaattaacgaggttagaccaggcataaggggtacctaacaccttccccttacgcactaactatcctgaacctagacattgggataTGGTAAAGACGATTGtgaaaactctgcaaggagtaagtttgtcatccatgaccctcgaaagaaacactgaatatgtctcaATTATTATCCGGAtggtgactcctgtctatctatgctttcgtagcataaatccttagtaccgtggtagtgttatgggaagacggtacttacccgtggtttgattctattaggattgtataaaATGCATGCCTAGGAAatactgtctaaggaggtggtacttaagtgagaccattgtgactctacCATCTTTTCTGGGCATTACcttgtgcattttatataattctaatggataatATTTCGCTTCATGCCTTAATAGGACACCCCCTTACCTTACATATAATTAATAATCATCCTTATCTATTTATTTGTATTAATagcttatttaatttttgtataaaaTAGGATGAAAAATGTTCTACATTTGATACGATTTAAAAGAATCAACTTCAAAAAAgaatcaaaattgtcatttataaattaggaataattttttatatttcaagAAATCATGATGGATCAAAATTTTTTTACTTTGACTTttcaaataaaaagaaaaaataaagaaaattaatatcataaaatgcgtTATAATAAATATATCAGGACTAATGAAatttaagtaaaattttttataataccaTAAAAGGTGATTATTAAAAGAATTGTATCAACtctataaatgaagaaataaaaaGCTTAAAATTTCTAAAATGTATTATAGAGATTgaagattatttttttttatgttattattagtttaattattttatgatttaaaatattagtttttttaatgaaattttaatgcgaTAAAAAGTTTAGGTACACTTGACCCACATTCTCAAAGTACTCCTCAGCATAGTTGAATCCTAGTTAATAAGAAAGAAGAATTCTCATTCTTATTAGTTGGACTAATCTTGTGGGATACAAACTAATAGCATTTTAAACGACTATATATCCAAAAGTAGGACAAAATTTCTTCTCCAAAtcaatttaaacaataaaaaaaataaaaaaataaaaacattttaagtttcaacataaaaaaaaaaaaaaaacaaaagcttGCCTAGAATTTCTTATATATTAATTACCTTTAGTCAATTAACTAGTCATCAAGCAAAGCATACTTGGATTGGGTCTTTGACGCATTTGAGGTTTTTGTCTCTACCTGAAAAATATGTAAATACAAAGGTCTCCGATTCTATTTGCAAGTTACAGAATTTACAATTTTTATCACTTTGTACCGAGGAGTTTGGCAGTGATATAAGGTACTTGATCAACTTTAGATTTATATTTTTTTCCACAAAGCATAAGTGTTTGGCAAAGAATGGACTAGGCTGCTTGACTTCTCTTAGAAGTTTGTGGATTTATCAATGTGAAAATTTAGAATACTTGTTTGAAGATATGCAAGGCCTCAAACATCTTCGAACACTATATATTGCTGATTGTAAAAGCCTAATCTCTttgcctctaaaattgaaataccTCACAGCATTAGAGACTCTTGCTATTGCCGATTGTGAAAACCTCAATTTGACGATGAAGTAAGGGAAAGATGATCAAGACTTGGCTCGTTTCAGCCTTCAAAAGCTGGTATTTAGAAGAAGTTAAAGGCTGCATTAGAGTTTTAACATTGTGTTTGACTTAACCTGGTCATATGCTTCTAGGTTGATCCCTTTTTGCACCTGGTAGATAAGAAGTTAAAGGCTGTTAATGCTGGATCTGACCACTCCACAAATATTTATGGATCTAAGGAGGATGATTATTTACCTTTGAAATTTCTTTTAGAGGTAGACTTTACAGGGGACCAAAGCAGGGGAACTTTGCTGCTGAGATTGTTTAAGGGCTTGGATAATTATCCAGATGTAAAGCCtttatttcaattcttttagtattGTAGGCCTCCACTAGAATGATTCTATTTATAATGATTTGCATGATGTGTAGTCATTAATGAATAATGACTTCCTCTGTAGTCTGAATTATCCTTTGTACATGAGCAGCTCCTCAATGAATTCTTACCCAATGATGCGTGCCAATTGGCAGGCGATTTTATGGATGCTCTACTTAAACTTGATCAGGTTGATTCAAAAGATAATTCTATTACAGTGGTCACTGCCTTCCATTAGTTTTTCCATTCTTTTAAATTCATGCTTGAGGCTGACATCATTCTATAGATTCTGTAGAAGGTCACGCCAAAGCTACAAAGGAGTTGATCTTTCAGAACCCCAAACTTTTAAGCGGCAATCAGCATATAAATCAGTATGTTAACCTCCTCTATCACGCTTCTATCTGTTTGCTTTTGGAACAACAAGATGGCTTTTGTTTGTCTTGTTTGGAAAATCCCTATTGAGAATGATTTctcattataaaattataaaattattgacATAAGGAGCTGCCTCCTCTAGTATTTGTAAGCAAACCAGTGAAAACTATAATTACTGATAGCATGCATTATTTGTGCAGGTCTTGAACGCAGAACATCAAGTTGGAAGAATGTATAAAACTGCACTTGATTTGCCTCATGAAGAAATTGCCCATCACTGTGAGACACTTCTAAAGGGAAAGCAAAACAAGATTTCTAATGTGATGAGTGCCTAAATGAAGCAGGAAAGTTTGTTTAGCTTCTCTCCAAAGAATCATGGTGAGGAGGTGAAGAGGGTAATTTCTTGTTCTCTTATTCTGAGGTTTCTAATGTGGTGTCTTCTCATTTTGGCAAATTTCAACATTTTCATACTTTTATGCGTATGGTGCTAATATGATATCTTATGAAATGCTTCACATACTCTAACTGAACATGCAGGTCGGGCATCCATTTCTCGACCTGAATGTCACAGCAAACTCACAAAGATTATCCATTACAACTATTCCAGTGCAATGTGTGATAGAATATCAACATAATCCCAACTTCTTCAGCCTACCATCTTCATGCCTGTATGGTAGCTTTCTAAAAGCTGCTAGTTGTTGAACCTAATGAAGCATTTGAGAACAACACTTCTGTTGGAATCCAAGTTATATTAGAATCAAGTACTAAAGTAAACAAGCAATATAAAATTTGTAGGCCATGCAGCTACAAGAATTTGCTGTTTTCCAAAAATAGTGTTAGTTTATGTAAGAAGAGTCTGAGATGCAAACAATAATGGTCGAGTTTGTTAAAGTTTTctcattaaattctttaatttcttttcctACAAGATTTTGAGTAACGACTTGCCATTCGCTTTGTTACACTCATTCCATATAGATATTTTATGGTAGTTttacatccattttgcccttataattaagtactttttatgtttttagctttattttcacttaattgttaattttagttacttaatatttgatttttataattttagtgtTTTTAGTAGGTTTTGAAGTGAATTAAAGGTCATTGATGTATTAAGAGATGATTTGAGGAGGTTTGAAATTTTGAAGAATGGAAAAAGTCGAAGAAATCAAGTTTTGGAAATTAAGCTTGATAAGATTTGCTTGAGAATTTGCTTAAGATCATGCTTATGGCATGTTACGGTGCTTAAGATATGATGTAGGTTAAGCTAAAGTCAAGCGCAGCAAAAAATCTATTGCAACACAAAACTTGACGAGATTTGATGAAGAACTTGCTTATCCTATGCCACTAGGCAGTGCAGTGTCAGGAACTTTGCTTAAGATATTGCTTAGGGTAAAGCAACTTTGTCAGTGGGTACTTCAAAAGCGTGAAAACACATGCTGACCTGGAATTTTTTACACTTTATCTCCTATGCATTTAGTGATTCTTATCCCTTTTTGGCCTATTTTAGGGCATCTTTTGGGATCACATAAAAGCAACTTTTTCTAGTTTTTACcttaagaagaaagaaagagaaaaatcaccagaaaagaaaaggaaagaaggaCGCCATTGATTTTCTAGGCAAGTGTGGCCGCTGAAGACGTCTAGAGATGCAGAATTCAGAAATCTTGgattcttctacctgggtttttctatttttagcctATTTTCatgtttctttcttcttcttcatcaatttctcttatatatattaatatgagTGAGTAgaatctttagatttcagagttggaaactatgttttagattaatttatggaTTTAGACTGgtttatttcatattttatacAAATATGAGTTTTAATTCTTCTCTTTGTGTGCTTATTTTACTTGCCTATGTTGGTGCCCATTGAGTATTATCTTTAATCATTGATTGAAAGACCAAaaggtgaaaatcattgatagataatcaaggattagaacttAAAAACACCtatatttagaaataaactagagatttaagaggattcataggttaattacaaaacttaatgaatTTTAAGTGAAGCAAATATTATACGAAAGTAGGgttggttttcttaaaatactctttgatttactttaaaatttttgaatattgTCTTTTAAATTTCTGTTTAATATTAGTTCTTAGTTTCAATTTCTAGAATTTTGttttatttccatttcaattttGTTGCAACTTATTTCTACACTTTATGCTTTATTCAGTCATAATTTTTGTTGATGTTGATGAGCAGTACAATTTCCTTTGAGTATATATGTTGAAAATCATCATGAGATAACAACTGACCATAGTGCTATTTGTGCTTATGGCATGTTACCATTGCTTATGATATTGCTTACCCTATGTCACTGGGTAAGAAACTTCTTAAGGTCAGCCAATTCATACATTTGGGGTACTTCCTACACTTTTCTCTTTGAAATAAATTGTTAATATCTTTTAAGTTTAATTTTGAATTTCTTATGCTTACTTAGCCTCAATTcctaattgtatatatttcatgAATTGATTGATTTATTCAATTTTGCCAATCTTTGTATTTattttaaacattgaggacaaCATCTTATTTGAGTTtaggggtgagggcaaaattttttaaaaaattttgagca
It encodes:
- the LOC110662145 gene encoding probable glutathione S-transferase, with the translated sequence MAEIKLLGLWASPYDRRVLWALKLKGIPYEYVEEDLSNKSPLLLQYNPVHQKIPVLVHGGKPICESVIILEYLDETWPENPLLPSDPYERAVARFWVKFIEDKCSSAWLVFRTSGEEQEKAVKDSLEMLKTIEEHALGEKKYFGGDKIGMVDIACGAIVHWLEVIEEVVGIKILEPHKFPRLHAWTKNFEEAPIIKDNLPDRDQMLVYFKQAREKSLASA